One stretch of Zhihengliuella flava DNA includes these proteins:
- the infA gene encoding translation initiation factor IF-1 — MAKKEGVIEVEGTVSEALPNAMFRVELPNGHVVLATISGKMRQHYIRILPEDRVVVELSPYDLNRGRITYRYK, encoded by the coding sequence ATGGCCAAGAAAGAGGGTGTCATCGAGGTAGAGGGCACCGTGTCGGAAGCTCTTCCCAACGCGATGTTCCGCGTTGAGCTGCCGAACGGACACGTCGTGCTTGCCACTATCTCGGGCAAGATGCGTCAGCACTACATTCGAATCCTTCCCGAGGACCGGGTCGTGGTTGAACTCAGCCCATACGACCTGAACCGCGGCCGCATCACCTACCGCTACAAGTAA
- the rpmJ gene encoding 50S ribosomal protein L36 has protein sequence MKVNPSVKPICEKCKVIRRRGVVMVICDNPRHKQRQG, from the coding sequence TTGAAGGTCAACCCTAGCGTGAAGCCGATCTGCGAAAAGTGCAAAGTGATCCGCCGTCGTGGCGTGGTCATGGTGATCTGCGACAACCCGCGCCACAAGCAGCGCCAGGGCTAA
- the rpsM gene encoding 30S ribosomal protein S13, with product MARLAGVDIPREKRVIIALTYIYGVGSTRAAQTLDATGIDPSIRVKDLDDDQLLKLREYIEGNFTVEGDLRREVAADIRRKVEIGSYEGIRHRKGLPVRGQRTKTNARTRKGPKRTVAGKKK from the coding sequence ATGGCTCGTCTCGCTGGCGTAGACATCCCGCGCGAGAAGCGCGTGATCATCGCGCTCACCTACATCTACGGCGTGGGTAGCACCCGTGCAGCACAGACCCTGGACGCTACGGGAATTGACCCGAGCATCCGCGTTAAGGACCTCGACGACGATCAGCTGCTCAAGCTGCGCGAATACATCGAAGGCAACTTCACCGTCGAAGGCGACCTCCGCCGCGAAGTGGCAGCCGACATCCGCCGCAAGGTGGAAATCGGCTCCTACGAGGGCATCCGCCACCGCAAGGGCCTTCCGGTCCGCGGTCAGCGCACCAAGACCAACGCGCGCACCCGCAAGGGCCCGAAGCGCACCGTCGCCGGTAAGAAGAAGTAA
- the rpsK gene encoding 30S ribosomal protein S11, with product MPPKTRGAVRKPRRKDKKNITLGQAHIKSTFNNTIVSITDPTGAVISWASAGEVGFKGSRKSTPFAAQTAAESAAKRAQEHGMKKVDVFVKGPGSGRETAIRSLQAAGLEVGSIQDVSPSAHNGCRPPKRRRV from the coding sequence ATGCCCCCTAAGACTCGTGGAGCGGTGCGCAAGCCGCGTCGCAAGGACAAGAAGAACATCACCCTGGGCCAGGCCCACATCAAGTCGACCTTCAACAACACCATCGTGTCCATCACGGATCCGACCGGTGCTGTTATCTCCTGGGCTTCCGCCGGTGAGGTTGGCTTCAAGGGTTCGCGTAAGTCGACTCCGTTCGCCGCGCAGACCGCAGCGGAGTCCGCTGCCAAGCGCGCTCAGGAGCACGGCATGAAGAAGGTTGACGTCTTCGTCAAGGGCCCGGGTTCGGGCCGCGAGACGGCGATCCGCTCGCTTCAGGCCGCTGGCCTCGAGGTCGGCTCCATTCAGGACGTGTCCCCGAGCGCTCACAACGGCTGCCGCCCGCCGAAGCGCCGCCGCGTCTAA
- a CDS encoding DNA-directed RNA polymerase subunit alpha yields the protein MLIAQRPTLTEEVVSDNRSRFTIEPLEPGFGYTLGNSLRRTLLSSIPGAAVTSIRIDGVLHEFTTVQGVKEDVTELVLNVKNLAVSSEHDEPVVAYLRKQGPGVVTAADITPPAGVEFHNPDLHIATLNSDGKFDMELTIERGRGYVSAAQNKSVDSEIGRIPVDSIYSPVLKVTFRVEATRVEQRTDFDKLIVDVETKESIVPRDAVASAGTTLVELFGLARELNSAAEGIEIGPSPSDQALAADMQLPIEDLDLTVRSYNCLKREGIHTVGELVARSEADLMDIRNFGAKSIDEVKAKLIDLGLNLKDSPPGYDLAAHAASIEEDDAEHGDEEA from the coding sequence GTGCTTATTGCACAGCGCCCCACCCTCACTGAAGAAGTAGTCTCAGACAACCGTTCCCGGTTCACGATTGAGCCGCTGGAGCCGGGCTTCGGCTACACCTTGGGCAACTCGCTCCGCCGCACGCTGCTGTCCTCGATTCCTGGTGCCGCTGTCACCAGCATCCGGATCGACGGCGTGCTGCACGAGTTCACCACCGTTCAGGGTGTGAAGGAGGACGTCACCGAGCTGGTCCTCAACGTCAAGAACTTGGCCGTGTCCTCGGAGCACGACGAGCCGGTCGTCGCCTACCTGCGCAAGCAGGGTCCGGGTGTCGTGACGGCAGCTGATATCACCCCGCCGGCCGGCGTCGAGTTCCATAACCCGGACCTGCACATCGCGACCCTGAACTCCGATGGCAAGTTCGACATGGAGCTGACGATCGAGCGCGGCCGCGGCTACGTCTCGGCAGCCCAGAACAAGAGCGTTGACTCGGAGATCGGCCGTATTCCGGTCGACTCGATCTACTCTCCCGTTCTGAAGGTCACCTTCCGCGTGGAGGCGACCCGTGTTGAGCAGCGCACCGACTTCGACAAGCTGATCGTCGATGTGGAGACCAAGGAGTCGATCGTCCCGCGTGACGCCGTCGCTTCCGCCGGCACCACCTTGGTGGAGCTGTTCGGTCTCGCCCGCGAGCTGAACTCGGCCGCCGAGGGCATCGAGATCGGTCCGTCGCCAAGCGATCAGGCCCTGGCCGCTGACATGCAGCTGCCGATCGAGGACCTGGACCTGACCGTCCGCTCCTACAACTGCCTCAAGCGCGAGGGCATCCACACTGTGGGCGAGCTCGTGGCGCGGTCCGAGGCGGACTTGATGGACATCCGGAACTTCGGTGCCAAGTCCATCGACGAGGTCAAGGCGAAGCTGATCGACCTGGGTCTGAACCTGAAGGATTCCCCTCCCGGTTATGACCTCGCCGCGCACGCTGCTTCGATCGAAGAAGACGACGCCGAACACGGTGACGAAGAGGCCTAA
- the truA gene encoding tRNA pseudouridine(38-40) synthase TruA: protein MTSHDALHSAGFTVAEGATEPALVRLKVTLAYDGSEFSGWARQPGLATVQGRVEDGLELLIRRPVRITVAGRTDAGVHARGQVIHFDLTSAEFEGLSRGRDLPPAQALTRRLRGVLARHGQAILIRSAEVADPGFDARFSALARRYSYRIADGTEQWDPLTRGLTLWHPEKLDVAAMNEATALVLGRHDFLSFCKPRAGATTIRTLESWGFERAGDGIITVRLEADAFCHNMVRALIGASLKVGSGAQDPAWLRQRLVAQVRDSHTVLAPPHPLVLEDVLYPEAAELARRAEQTRARRSPGDTQPL from the coding sequence ATGACTTCGCACGATGCCCTGCACTCGGCCGGTTTCACCGTGGCCGAGGGCGCTACTGAGCCGGCGCTGGTGCGCCTCAAGGTGACCCTCGCCTACGATGGCTCCGAGTTCTCCGGCTGGGCTCGCCAGCCCGGCTTGGCCACGGTCCAGGGGCGCGTCGAGGACGGGCTGGAGCTCCTCATTCGCCGGCCCGTGCGGATCACCGTGGCCGGGCGGACCGACGCGGGGGTCCACGCGCGCGGTCAGGTGATCCACTTCGACCTCACCTCAGCCGAATTCGAGGGGCTCTCCCGCGGCCGCGACTTGCCTCCGGCACAGGCGCTGACCCGCCGACTCAGGGGCGTGCTGGCCCGGCACGGACAGGCCATTCTGATTCGGAGCGCCGAGGTGGCGGATCCGGGCTTTGACGCGCGCTTCTCCGCCCTCGCGCGGCGTTATTCCTACCGGATCGCCGATGGAACCGAGCAGTGGGACCCCCTCACCCGGGGACTGACCTTGTGGCACCCCGAGAAACTGGACGTCGCGGCGATGAACGAGGCGACCGCCTTGGTCCTCGGCCGGCACGATTTCCTGTCCTTCTGTAAACCCCGAGCGGGGGCGACGACGATCCGCACGCTCGAATCTTGGGGCTTCGAACGCGCTGGGGACGGCATCATCACGGTGCGTCTCGAGGCTGATGCGTTTTGCCACAACATGGTCCGCGCACTCATCGGCGCGAGCCTCAAGGTCGGCTCCGGGGCTCAGGATCCGGCGTGGCTCCGGCAACGCCTCGTGGCCCAAGTGCGCGATTCGCATACCGTGCTGGCTCCTCCGCATCCCCTCGTCCTCGAGGACGTCCTGTATCCGGAGGCGGCGGAACTCGCCCGCCGGGCGGAACAGACCCGCGCCCGCCGGTCGCCGGGGGACACGCAGCCGCTGTAG
- a CDS encoding type II secretion system F family protein, with protein sequence MTWFGWLALVLTVVPVAVLTYGLIAVDRRSVSLVQQNLTRVSSPDAAPAARGGEFLALARRLTPGTYAAGLDRQLARAGRPAAWPLERILSAKPLLAIAGFGLGGLVVWSSPAPATVLAWILLVALGYFLPDLLLLNAALKRQEALQLELPNVLDQLLISVEAGLGLEQAMSRVAARGTGPMAEEMSRTLQEMQVGRSRSEAYQAMADRSTCQDLASFVRAVTQADRYGIGISRVLATQAAQMRVKRRQRAEEKAMKLPVKILFPLLFFIFPTIFIVVMGPAVINILESGILDSARLGP encoded by the coding sequence ATGACGTGGTTTGGATGGCTGGCCCTAGTGCTAACGGTGGTGCCCGTAGCGGTCCTCACGTACGGGCTGATCGCCGTCGACCGACGGTCAGTCTCACTGGTCCAACAAAACCTCACGCGCGTCAGCTCGCCTGACGCGGCGCCCGCGGCCCGGGGCGGTGAATTCCTCGCGTTGGCTCGCCGGCTCACGCCGGGCACCTACGCTGCTGGCTTGGACCGGCAGCTCGCACGCGCTGGACGGCCCGCCGCATGGCCGCTGGAGCGGATCCTCAGCGCCAAGCCGCTCTTGGCCATCGCGGGCTTCGGCCTCGGCGGGCTCGTCGTCTGGAGTTCTCCCGCCCCGGCCACGGTGTTGGCGTGGATCCTGCTCGTGGCGCTCGGATACTTCTTGCCGGACCTGCTCCTGCTCAACGCTGCGCTCAAGCGCCAAGAAGCCTTGCAGTTGGAGCTACCGAACGTGCTGGACCAGTTACTGATCTCCGTCGAGGCCGGGCTGGGACTCGAGCAGGCTATGTCACGCGTTGCTGCGCGGGGCACGGGGCCGATGGCCGAGGAGATGTCCCGTACGCTTCAGGAAATGCAGGTTGGGCGGTCGCGCAGCGAGGCCTATCAAGCCATGGCCGACCGCAGCACCTGCCAAGATCTGGCGTCCTTCGTCCGGGCGGTGACCCAGGCGGACCGCTACGGCATCGGGATCAGCCGGGTGCTGGCCACTCAGGCCGCGCAGATGCGCGTCAAGCGGCGCCAACGCGCGGAAGAGAAGGCCATGAAGCTGCCCGTGAAGATCCTCTTCCCGTTGCTGTTCTTCATCTTTCCCACGATCTTCATCGTGGTGATGGGGCCGGCCGTGATTAATATTCTTGAGAGCGGCATTCTCGACTCCGCCCGGCTGGGCCCCTAA
- a CDS encoding type II secretion system F family protein has protein sequence MNGAAWFLLGGLASSVAALALAVLVLLRPATSLVPRERRRPTATVGSSSPMARLGQAAVTAVDTRIGANGGGWLGADALEDAGIRRAPAEMMVLTIIASVVAGTAGWVLGGFIAALLGVAAAPVAVLVTLRVRAERRRSAFDDQLPDLLMTLAGSLRAGHSVVRALDGAAREFAAPMNEVLSRVVNEARVGRNLEITMQEAAARMRSEDFAWVAEAIRINREVGGDLARVLDQVGQTIRERAEIKGQVRALSAEGRISAYILIALPFALAAIMSVMNPDYVGTLVSHPIGILLLVVGALLIIIGSIVLHRMIRIEF, from the coding sequence ATGAACGGCGCAGCGTGGTTCCTGCTCGGCGGGCTCGCGAGCTCCGTGGCGGCCCTCGCGCTCGCGGTGCTCGTGTTGCTACGACCCGCCACCTCGTTGGTCCCTAGGGAACGACGGCGTCCCACGGCGACGGTGGGTTCCTCCTCGCCGATGGCCCGGCTGGGCCAGGCCGCCGTGACCGCCGTGGACACCCGGATCGGGGCCAACGGCGGTGGCTGGCTGGGCGCCGATGCGCTGGAGGACGCTGGGATCCGCCGGGCGCCAGCGGAAATGATGGTTTTGACGATCATCGCGTCCGTCGTGGCGGGCACAGCCGGATGGGTGCTGGGCGGCTTCATCGCGGCCCTCCTCGGTGTCGCCGCGGCTCCGGTCGCCGTGCTCGTCACCCTCCGGGTGCGTGCCGAACGGCGGCGCTCCGCGTTCGACGATCAGCTGCCGGACCTCCTCATGACGCTCGCTGGCAGCCTCCGCGCAGGGCACTCGGTGGTACGCGCACTCGACGGCGCGGCCCGCGAGTTCGCTGCTCCGATGAACGAAGTCCTCAGCCGCGTCGTCAACGAGGCCCGGGTGGGCCGGAATCTGGAAATCACGATGCAGGAAGCCGCTGCGCGCATGCGTTCGGAGGACTTCGCGTGGGTCGCTGAGGCCATCCGCATCAACCGTGAGGTCGGTGGGGATCTAGCCCGCGTCCTCGATCAGGTCGGTCAAACGATTCGCGAACGGGCCGAGATCAAGGGGCAGGTCCGGGCCCTCTCGGCCGAAGGGCGCATCTCCGCCTACATCCTCATCGCGCTGCCCTTCGCCCTCGCCGCCATCATGTCCGTGATGAACCCCGACTACGTCGGGACGTTGGTCAGCCACCCGATCGGGATCCTGCTGCTGGTCGTCGGCGCGCTGCTGATCATCATCGGCTCGATCGTGCTGCATCGGATGATTCGGATCGAGTTTTAG
- a CDS encoding ATPase, T2SS/T4P/T4SS family — MKLSDRLKTIRGTTDPIQPTAQGAPDPLGPADGVAPSHHTAGSDEAALPSAASPLQPTDPGPGSPASPASAFSAQESASVSPVEPRASGPRAPDALSGLKARVAETLFQRLGSRMSDPSLSEDALRALARDELSRAIDAEQVPLTPEERRRLIRTVGDEVLGLGPLQALLDDPTVTEIMVNHHEQIFVERHGRLSAVNESFSTDDHLRRVIERIVSRVGRRIDESSPLVDARLEDGSRVNAIIPPLAVNGPSLTIRKFGAVPLTVSDLIGYGTVSPEIADLLRACVQARLNIVISGGTGTGKTTLLNVMSSFIPNDERIVTIEDAVELQLQQDHVVRLESRPPNIEGSGAVTIRDLVRNSLRMRPDRIVVGEVRGGESLDMLQAMNTGHDGSISTVHANAPRDAIARLETLVLMAGMDLPLRAIREQIASAVDVVVHLARLRDGSRRVTHVTEVQGMEGDVVTLQDAFVFDFSAGVDQQGRFLGRPISTGVRPRFVEHFKDVGVRLPMGLFEAGPR, encoded by the coding sequence ATGAAACTCTCCGACCGGCTGAAGACCATCCGGGGCACAACGGACCCCATCCAGCCCACCGCGCAGGGCGCGCCCGACCCGCTCGGCCCAGCCGACGGCGTCGCACCCTCCCACCACACGGCCGGGTCCGACGAGGCGGCGCTGCCCTCCGCTGCCAGCCCGCTGCAACCAACCGATCCTGGCCCCGGCTCCCCCGCGTCCCCAGCCTCGGCGTTCTCGGCCCAGGAATCCGCCTCGGTCTCCCCTGTTGAGCCCCGGGCTTCTGGCCCGCGGGCGCCCGACGCGCTCTCCGGCCTCAAGGCGCGGGTGGCTGAGACGCTTTTCCAGCGCCTCGGCTCGCGCATGAGCGACCCAAGCCTGAGCGAGGACGCCCTGCGCGCCCTCGCCCGGGACGAACTCAGCCGGGCCATCGATGCCGAACAAGTTCCACTGACGCCTGAGGAGCGGCGGCGACTCATCCGCACGGTGGGCGACGAGGTCCTGGGCCTCGGCCCGCTGCAGGCCCTGCTCGATGACCCCACCGTCACGGAGATCATGGTCAACCACCACGAACAGATCTTCGTGGAGCGCCACGGCCGATTGTCCGCAGTGAACGAGTCCTTCAGCACCGATGATCACCTGCGCCGCGTGATCGAGCGGATCGTCTCCCGCGTCGGGCGCCGCATCGATGAGTCCTCGCCCTTGGTGGACGCCCGGCTCGAGGACGGGTCCCGCGTCAACGCCATCATCCCGCCGCTGGCTGTCAACGGCCCCAGCCTGACCATCCGCAAGTTCGGCGCGGTGCCGCTCACGGTGTCGGACCTCATCGGCTACGGGACCGTGAGCCCGGAGATCGCGGACCTGCTCCGCGCGTGTGTCCAGGCCCGACTGAACATCGTCATCTCCGGCGGGACCGGCACAGGCAAAACCACGCTGCTGAACGTCATGTCCTCCTTCATCCCGAACGACGAGAGGATCGTCACCATCGAGGACGCCGTCGAGCTCCAACTGCAACAAGACCACGTGGTCAGGCTGGAATCGCGGCCCCCCAACATTGAGGGCAGCGGCGCCGTCACCATCCGCGACCTGGTGCGGAACTCGCTGCGCATGCGGCCGGACCGAATCGTTGTCGGCGAGGTGCGCGGCGGCGAGTCACTCGACATGCTGCAGGCCATGAACACCGGCCACGACGGCTCCATCTCCACGGTCCACGCGAACGCGCCGCGGGATGCCATCGCCCGCCTAGAAACACTGGTCCTCATGGCCGGAATGGACCTGCCGCTGCGCGCCATCCGTGAGCAGATCGCTTCCGCCGTCGACGTGGTGGTCCACCTCGCCCGCCTGCGCGACGGCAGCCGCCGCGTCACCCATGTGACGGAAGTCCAGGGCATGGAGGGCGACGTCGTCACGCTGCAGGACGCCTTCGTGTTCGACTTCTCGGCCGGCGTGGACCAGCAGGGCCGCTTTCTGGGCCGCCCCATCTCCACGGGTGTCCGGCCACGGTTCGTGGAGCACTTCAAGGACGTTGGCGTGCGGCTGCCGATGGGCCTGTTCGAGGCGGGCCCGCGATGA
- a CDS encoding AAA family ATPase: protein MSRFLIISDSNTLEPRVIHAADGVLPGTCYRLSASALAAPAADILRRSIGEPTDAVLLGADVPLEAALLRATELTGIAPDVAVILVTEAAQDPDVLRSAMRAGIREVLPAGVDSDQLRVALERSCHLAERRRQRTEPESGGRRGDVVLVMSPKGGVGKTTVSTNLAVGLNSLTPQKVVIVDLDLQFGDVATALNIDPKHVITDAVYNSAAHDTMVLKAYLSRTEQGIYALCGPRTPSDGDQLSTTQIGNLIDQLTTEFEFVVVDTAPGLGEHLLTALERATAAVWVCGMDVPSVRGMAEAQSVLRELDLLPRGRHTVLNFADKRSGLTVADIESSLGTPVDVVIPRSRTLPLSTNRGVPHVAEGRHDGAWRGLTKLVKRFDTEERAQLRQQHRREVIS from the coding sequence ATGAGCCGCTTCCTCATCATCTCGGATTCGAACACCTTAGAGCCTCGCGTCATCCACGCCGCCGACGGCGTTCTCCCGGGCACCTGCTACCGGCTGAGCGCCTCCGCACTCGCCGCGCCGGCCGCCGACATCCTGCGCCGAAGCATCGGGGAGCCGACCGACGCCGTGCTGCTGGGAGCGGACGTCCCGCTCGAGGCGGCGCTGCTGCGGGCCACGGAACTGACCGGCATCGCACCGGACGTGGCCGTGATCCTCGTGACGGAGGCGGCTCAGGACCCGGACGTGCTGCGGTCGGCCATGCGCGCCGGTATCCGCGAGGTGCTCCCCGCGGGCGTGGACAGCGACCAGCTCCGGGTGGCGCTCGAACGATCCTGCCACCTCGCGGAACGCCGCCGGCAGCGCACCGAACCGGAGAGCGGTGGGCGCCGCGGCGACGTCGTCCTCGTCATGTCCCCGAAGGGAGGTGTTGGCAAGACCACTGTCTCCACGAACCTCGCGGTGGGGCTGAATAGCCTCACCCCGCAAAAGGTCGTCATCGTGGATCTCGACCTGCAGTTCGGCGATGTGGCCACCGCGCTGAATATCGACCCGAAGCACGTCATCACCGATGCCGTCTACAACTCGGCGGCGCACGACACGATGGTCCTGAAGGCGTACCTGAGCCGGACGGAACAGGGCATCTACGCGCTGTGCGGACCGCGCACGCCGAGCGATGGGGATCAACTAAGCACTACGCAGATCGGCAACCTGATCGATCAGCTGACCACCGAGTTCGAGTTCGTGGTCGTTGACACGGCACCTGGCCTCGGAGAACACCTCCTCACCGCTCTAGAACGGGCGACGGCGGCGGTGTGGGTGTGCGGCATGGACGTGCCCAGCGTCCGGGGCATGGCCGAGGCGCAGTCCGTGCTCCGCGAATTGGACCTACTCCCCCGAGGCCGGCACACCGTCCTGAACTTCGCGGACAAGCGCAGCGGTCTGACGGTCGCTGACATTGAGTCCAGCCTCGGAACGCCCGTTGACGTGGTGATCCCGCGGTCCCGCACCCTGCCGCTGAGCACGAATCGCGGCGTACCTCACGTGGCCGAGGGGCGGCACGACGGCGCCTGGCGGGGCCTGACCAAGCTGGTCAAGCGCTTCGACACGGAAGAACGGGCGCAACTGCGCCAACAGCATCGACGGGAGGTCATCTCATGA
- the cpaB gene encoding Flp pilus assembly protein CpaB: MNGRIIGGIAAFVLAVVGAVLLFAYVGAADRRAQDGLDPQEVLVAVVDAPEGTAVEDLGEYLEASTLPATAVAEGALSSLDGQQGLVLAHPLLAGEQLLETKLVDPEEQLEPGTVSVPAGLQEVTVVLDPARVVGGKIRAGDRVAIYGNYELRITDAEESDTQADGTTTVDRTSLLMEQVLVTGVQIATPQQTDAVAPDGVSALPSGSAFVTFAVDADQAGRIIFTQDFGLTWLTKQSESTSEAEVQDWDVQEVLR, encoded by the coding sequence GTGAACGGCAGAATCATCGGCGGCATCGCCGCCTTCGTCTTAGCCGTCGTGGGCGCAGTACTGCTCTTCGCCTACGTGGGCGCAGCGGACCGCCGCGCCCAGGACGGCTTGGACCCGCAGGAGGTGCTTGTCGCCGTCGTCGATGCCCCGGAGGGGACCGCCGTCGAGGATCTCGGCGAGTACCTCGAAGCCTCCACGCTGCCGGCGACGGCCGTGGCGGAGGGAGCCCTGAGCAGCCTCGATGGTCAGCAGGGCCTGGTGCTCGCCCACCCCCTGCTAGCCGGCGAACAATTGCTGGAGACCAAGCTGGTGGACCCCGAGGAGCAGCTGGAACCCGGCACGGTGTCGGTCCCCGCGGGCCTGCAGGAGGTCACCGTGGTCCTCGACCCCGCCCGCGTGGTCGGCGGCAAGATCCGCGCCGGGGACCGGGTCGCGATCTACGGCAATTACGAACTCCGCATCACCGACGCCGAGGAATCGGACACGCAAGCGGACGGGACGACGACGGTGGATCGGACGAGCCTGCTCATGGAGCAGGTCTTGGTGACGGGCGTGCAGATCGCGACGCCGCAGCAAACGGACGCGGTGGCCCCAGACGGCGTGTCCGCCTTGCCGAGCGGCTCTGCGTTCGTGACCTTCGCGGTCGACGCGGATCAGGCTGGCCGCATCATCTTCACGCAGGACTTCGGCCTGACGTGGCTGACCAAGCAGAGCGAGAGCACGTCGGAAGCCGAGGTCCAGGACTGGGACGTGCAGGAGGTGCTCCGATGA
- a CDS encoding TadE/TadG family type IV pilus assembly protein yields the protein MRRLTHREWAGERGGSSVLVAGLMIILLLFVALAVDVGKLFWDRAELQNGADAAALGVANACAADAASPDCTTDSALGSSLSAANAADGAAAALTTIDLSAQTVTVVTEAREAGGPDANGSAVWFGQLFGTDTVGVRARAVAAWGGPTIGDFTFPLAFSECALADFLASGSDTAGWLTYAASPCNPHGNAIPGNWGWLDPDGNCEVHIDVDDGVMYPGDTGNSMPASGGVKAICQETLEDWITAIDAAGATTVYFPVISDSNGLTGSNVEWEITGVAAFEIEAWKFSGGGSPDQYPNNASLPAGCTGSCRGVYGKFVEIYEPDELGGGGGIDYGVTVPPALIE from the coding sequence ATGCGAAGGCTAACGCACCGTGAGTGGGCCGGCGAGCGCGGAGGATCCTCCGTCCTGGTCGCGGGACTCATGATCATCCTGCTCCTTTTTGTGGCCCTCGCGGTCGACGTCGGCAAGCTTTTTTGGGACCGCGCGGAGCTACAGAATGGGGCCGACGCAGCGGCCCTCGGCGTCGCGAACGCCTGCGCGGCCGACGCCGCCTCACCGGACTGCACCACCGACTCCGCGTTAGGCTCCTCCCTCTCGGCGGCGAATGCTGCCGACGGCGCCGCCGCCGCGCTGACCACCATCGACTTGTCCGCCCAGACGGTCACCGTGGTGACCGAGGCCCGCGAGGCGGGCGGCCCCGACGCCAATGGGTCCGCCGTCTGGTTCGGTCAACTCTTCGGCACGGACACCGTGGGCGTCCGCGCCCGGGCCGTCGCGGCCTGGGGTGGCCCCACCATCGGGGACTTCACGTTTCCGCTCGCCTTTTCAGAGTGCGCCCTAGCGGATTTCCTCGCCTCGGGAAGCGACACGGCCGGCTGGCTGACGTACGCCGCCAGCCCCTGCAACCCCCACGGCAACGCCATCCCGGGCAACTGGGGCTGGCTGGACCCGGACGGCAATTGCGAGGTCCACATCGACGTGGACGACGGCGTGATGTACCCCGGCGACACCGGTAACTCCATGCCGGCCTCGGGCGGGGTCAAGGCCATCTGCCAAGAGACGCTGGAGGACTGGATCACCGCCATCGACGCCGCGGGCGCCACCACGGTGTACTTCCCCGTTATTTCCGATTCGAACGGCCTCACCGGCTCCAACGTCGAATGGGAAATCACCGGCGTGGCCGCCTTCGAGATCGAGGCGTGGAAGTTCTCCGGCGGTGGATCGCCGGACCAATACCCCAACAACGCCTCCCTCCCCGCCGGGTGCACGGGCAGCTGCCGCGGCGTCTACGGAAAATTCGTGGAGATCTACGAGCCGGACGAGCTGGGCGGAGGCGGCGGGATTGACTACGGCGTCACCGTTCCGCCCGCTCTCATCGAGTAA
- a CDS encoding TadE family protein has product MGSQQHRTGRPRAESGASAVEFALIVPILLTLIFGVLEYAWYFNQQISATQGARAAARAHVLHHDEPGFDLLSVANAGSPTLTIDSAVASTAGCPAGTTVTVTIAGANDALLGLFPLPAQIGAKGAMQCEG; this is encoded by the coding sequence ATGGGCTCGCAACAGCACCGAACCGGCCGGCCACGCGCCGAATCCGGCGCCTCGGCCGTCGAGTTCGCCTTGATCGTCCCGATTCTCCTCACGCTGATTTTTGGGGTACTGGAGTACGCCTGGTACTTCAACCAACAGATTTCCGCCACGCAGGGCGCGCGCGCTGCCGCGAGGGCCCACGTGCTCCATCACGACGAGCCCGGCTTTGACCTACTGTCGGTCGCCAACGCCGGCTCCCCCACCCTGACCATCGACTCCGCCGTAGCCTCCACCGCGGGATGCCCGGCCGGCACCACCGTCACGGTGACCATTGCGGGCGCCAACGACGCCCTGCTGGGGCTCTTCCCCTTACCCGCACAGATCGGCGCCAAGGGGGCCATGCAATGCGAAGGCTAA
- a CDS encoding Flp family type IVb pilin, whose product MNTFLANIYLALETLGSRLRRDEKGATAVEYGLTIGIISLVVLIGAGVMTGALNELWIRIGAELDALVP is encoded by the coding sequence ATGAACACGTTCCTCGCCAACATCTACCTCGCGCTCGAGACGCTGGGCTCCCGCCTGCGCCGCGACGAAAAGGGCGCCACCGCCGTCGAATACGGCCTAACCATCGGCATCATTTCGCTGGTCGTCCTGATCGGCGCCGGAGTCATGACCGGAGCGCTCAATGAACTTTGGATCCGCATCGGAGCAGAACTGGATGCGCTCGTCCCGTAG